Proteins found in one Candidatus Nitrosocosmicus arcticus genomic segment:
- a CDS encoding argininosuccinate synthase, whose amino-acid sequence MSKVILAFSGGLDTSVCVKYLQNLHKLDVITLTIDVGQNDDFDEIERISSELGAVEHIYVDSKHEFVHDYVTPAIKANALYQQKYPLATALARPLIASKAVYMAKKYNAMSISHGCTGKGNDQVRFDLTIRSLDPNLNIIAPIRDMNLTRDKELKYANETGIKISEIAKKYSIDENLWGRAIEGGLLENLENEPPSDSLKYVHQDNTSTDYVTIGFEKGIPISMNDQKMDLEKLITELNNIAGSHGVGIIDHIEDRIVGIKSREVYEAPAALVLIEAHKDLEKLVLTNSELRFKLLVDEQWAWLSYSGLWLDPLLSDLNAFIERTQQRVNGEIKVKMHNGSYRVVGRKSMFSLYNNDTVTYLSSSNFDQTLARGFVALWGLQSTAANSKIMENKE is encoded by the coding sequence ATGAGCAAAGTAATTCTAGCTTTTTCGGGTGGATTAGATACGTCTGTTTGTGTGAAATATTTACAGAATCTTCATAAACTTGATGTAATTACGCTTACTATTGATGTAGGTCAAAACGATGATTTTGACGAAATTGAAAGAATTTCGTCAGAACTAGGAGCCGTAGAGCATATTTATGTTGATTCAAAACACGAATTTGTTCACGACTATGTAACTCCAGCAATAAAGGCAAACGCACTTTATCAACAAAAATATCCACTTGCTACTGCATTAGCTCGACCGCTAATTGCTAGTAAAGCTGTTTATATGGCCAAAAAATATAATGCTATGTCTATATCTCATGGATGCACAGGGAAGGGTAACGATCAAGTTAGATTTGATCTTACAATTAGATCATTAGATCCTAATTTGAATATAATTGCTCCAATTAGAGATATGAACCTTACAAGGGATAAGGAACTAAAATATGCCAATGAGACTGGAATCAAAATAAGCGAAATAGCTAAGAAATATAGTATTGATGAAAATCTATGGGGTCGGGCTATTGAAGGTGGACTCCTAGAGAATTTAGAGAACGAACCTCCTAGTGATTCACTGAAGTACGTTCATCAGGACAATACCTCTACTGATTATGTAACGATCGGATTCGAAAAAGGAATACCTATTTCTATGAACGATCAAAAAATGGACTTAGAAAAACTGATCACCGAACTCAATAATATTGCGGGATCACATGGAGTTGGCATAATTGACCACATTGAGGATAGAATAGTGGGTATAAAATCCCGTGAGGTGTATGAGGCTCCTGCTGCACTTGTATTAATAGAAGCTCACAAAGATCTTGAAAAATTGGTGTTAACTAACTCTGAGCTTCGTTTCAAACTACTAGTCGATGAACAGTGGGCATGGTTATCATATTCAGGGTTGTGGCTAGACCCGCTTTTATCGGACTTGAATGCTTTTATCGAGCGAACGCAACAAAGGGTAAACGGCGAAATAAAGGTTAAAATGCATAACGGATCCTATCGAGTGGTAGGGAGAAAATCAATGTTTTCGCTATATAATAATGATACAGTAACTTATTTGTCCAGTTCTAACTTCGACCAAACGTTGGCGAGAGGATTTGTCGCACTTTGGGGTCTACAATCTACCGCAGCAAATTCAAAAATTATGGAAAATAAGGAGTAA